Sequence from the Ziziphus jujuba cultivar Dongzao chromosome 9, ASM3175591v1 genome:
AATAGCTGTCCATTTCAACAAAGGAATGAAAACGAACTGTTTGATGAGAAAGAATGGCAAGACTTCTTTTTAGCTTTGGCATgacttatttattataattaaaaaaaaaaaacacttactAAATGTtataagcttttttattttaaagaaaatggaTGTCTAACTATAAGCTAATAAATACTTGTTAatcaaaaaagttatttttttttcaaccaaagTGGAAAAgccaaaattttatgttttttcagcaaaatttctattttaaacttattgaaaagtacaaaaaagcattaaataaaataataaaagtactttttaaattaaaaattaaacatatattagcCTTTCAGTAAATATTCTTCTTATGTAAGCTATATTAATAAAAACTCTACagtcaaaagtttttttttatataaattataccaAACAGAATTAACATGGGTAACAAAATAATGTCCATAGCCGATTATAATATGAGCAAaacatacataaaaaaaatcacaaaaaaaagataaatataaaaattagattaCCTAGCTGTtactaaatttgaaaatttatattggcctaaagatcatttttttttttttttttgaaacaagcAATTTCATTTTTGATACATACTAGAAGATATTGCCTCAATTTACTTTATTTGATGGTAATGGTATACGGACAGGAAACCTTGGTCCtgtcataaaatatatatatatatatatattttttttttgcttgaacaaaaatataatatgcatTTTTATAATTAGCAGTACTACTGCAAGTTTTGTTTACATGTCGggttataaagaaaaaatagtgGGAGAAGAAGAATATCATACAGACCCAGTTTGTTTTTTGGCCATTAATCAATATAATGGATCTTGTGTTCGGTTTAACTCTTATTTATTGGTGTCAAATTTAGATGATATGTGCCCAAAGTTCATTGATATACTAATACCATGGttgtctcatatatatatatatatatatatactcgtgagttcaaaatcactagtacaaacacaaaatataaatatatgtatatatatatatatatatataaagaacttAAACGATTGCACTAAATATAATTGATaggaagaaaatattaaagtaaacgGATCATGTATTTAACAGGTAGAAATCAAAGTCTCTAACCAGTACTTATCCATCTGAAAGTTATTTTTCACACAATAAGATAACGAAGTTGTTGTTAACTCTAAACAACACCAATACATATACCCCTGGAGTCCTGTAGGACTTCCAAAATCAAGCTTCTATGCCTATGAATCACaagcaaaatacaaaataatagaattacaaaaaaaataaataaaaaaaaaatgagagaaatgaTCTggcttaattaatttacagaTGAATCACAAGTCACTCGTCGGAATTTGTCAATACCTTAACCATAATTTGCATGACTCTTACTCTCATTTGCAGAGACAAAATGTAATCAGCTGTCTCTCTAAAAAGACCATCCAGCCCTACCGACGACTCGGTGTTTGGAACCAGTTTCTTCAGGGTTTTGACCCTTCTCTCAATCCCCTTCGATGGCCGTCTTGAACCCCCACCACGTGCCGTCCTCTTCATCAGAATCCTCCTACTTGTTCTGCTTCTCATCACATGCATATTTTTCATGCTCATCCTCTGTTTCGTCGCTAATTGACACCTTCTCTTTGCCCGAGCTTCCAAAACTTTGCTCCACAACGACCCATTTGAATTGCActtcttttcgtttttttggATAACACCCTCCAAATCAAAGGGTTGGAGGAGGGAATATTGAGAAAGTCCCATGACTCGTGTTTTCAGCTCAATCAAAAACTCAAATTATTTCAAGCACGCTTGCTTGCTTAATTGCCAACTTTGGTtgagaaaaatatacaaaaacctTATATAGCACAATTGGCTTAGTGGAgggtcttttatatatatatatatatatataggaattgaATTGGGCTGGCGGACATTTAAGGATAATGTAGAAGACAGATAAATTGAAAGAGTGGGGACCACAAGACAATTTCATAGAAGGCTTCCCAAAGAATGGGGAATGGGGGAAAATGCCATGTGTAGGCTGAGGAGGAGTTGGTTTTCTCACTTTGGGCATGTTCATCCAACTCAATGCACATGCAACCACATGATTCTTCTTCATCACCACCCGGCCCCCTTAAACGCCCACCACCCTTCATCACCACCCATCTTATGAAAACACTCTGGATTATTCTTCCCCAACTTTCCAAATTCAATGCATGTATAaatatatcttaattttttggGGGGTCCTTAATTTTCTCATTCCAGCTCAATTAAACATGGCactccaattttttattttattttataaatttgaaactACTCGCATGGCTATAGCTAGCTATATAGGTtcatggtggtggtggttaGCCCATGTATGTTTGTTTCCGAACAGGAAACCTATTTGGTATTAATAAAACTTGAAGGGAAGGGAAGGGAAGGGATGGAAAAGAAAGATTTCTACTTGTCAATATTTGTGAGAACAAAAGTGGACAAATTAGATCTTGATGTTGGGATAAGCTAGATTTTCTTCTGACATTCATGAACCCACGTTTTCAGCCGTCTAAAAATGATGGGTTGCTCTTCTCTCCTTACAAAACCACTATCTATCATGTTCTAACATGCATGTTTGCTGCTTCATAGTACACCTCCACTCAACATAAACTGGATCGAGCTTCCAATTTTAACCAGACAAAGATGCATGCATCTTCTGTCTATCCCCCACACCTATGCCATGGAATGGATGAACAGAATCCTTGTatatcattcattttttttcctctatatatacccattgaaatggatataaatatcaattttgtttaggcgcatttttttttctactattAACATTtgtgtatataaaaataattttggatatcataaataattttgtatatagagtaagttttttattaaagaatttttaatttagttaaaGTAAGATGTTTAAGTAGTAAAAGATTAAccattaaataaaatgaaaattaatatttgaatttaaatataaaattctcTATGAAATATGGCAACCTTTTGACATTTATTAcgtaatcatattttattataaaattattatatttgtttattttcaacgTTTATGTGAATGTTAATATTTGTTACATAGGGTTGAGAATTACTTGCTTTGTAAAAATGGGGCTTGCTTGAAATATGATCTATACATGATTCTCCTTGGAGTAGGAAATTATCGAACTGTATATATAAGTTGTAAGTGAGGAACTTTTATAATCTAAAGtggtttgatttttttggttgaaataatTTAAAGGGTTTGATAAATGATTTTCCTCCATTGGTAGCCTTAATTTCCTTAAAACCCCGCCCCTTTATACCTTAACAGCACGAAGTAGAACATGCAAGCACATGCACTTTGTGTGGTTAGCAACAAAGTACTTGTATATACCGATTGATCGTTATATTATCCAGCCAGGAATCGAAGTCCACAAGGTCCAATGGCAGTGAATATGCAAGGTGGCAATTTGTATACGTGTATACGATTGGCCATGGCCTAGCAACAATGGTGGGCTCTTGCTTGCAGTTGtgcacaattaataaataaaatgaattagaTAGGCATAGGAATGTTGGAGTGTCGTCCCCTCTAGGGCCATTGTGGatggtgtttatatatatatatatatatatatagccacatatatattcttttaattaattataaataatttgataaataaatttaattaactaattcataaaacaaacaaattcgaTGACGGCTATGTCACATGGATTAACCCTAACCCTTATCATATATACACATAGCATCacattattgattaatttattaatattattccctcctctctttaaaaatattttgcacGGAAACACATGGTGGATTTGTATTCGCTAGAgagaattaatatttaaaaaagagaagTTGAAATaagggtgtgtgtgtgtgtgtgtgtgtgtatatacatataggtGTCTTTGTTCTTCGAATTTGTTTtataaaccattaataattaAACTAACAAAATTGAGGCCGTGCTAGAGATGTGATAGAACAACAATATTCTTAGAGAAGTTGAAATGTGAGTGTATAAGTATAGCATCTTGAtagatataaacatatataaacatgtgATAGAACATCAATATTCTCATTTTGCAAATgtttctcattttctttcattgctcttattattattattattattgccatatttttatattgagaTTGGGGACTTCAAACTCAAATCATTACCGTAAAAATAACAACGTTTTGAGCCGTGTCTGAGGGACCATTTTATTTCATTGTTAAGCTATATATTAGTTCTATTTCATCAAACATCTATATAGGAAATTGTAATTTATGTGTCTAAAGATAGTTCATCTGGTGCAATAATCATCATATTGATATAGGTTTATCCACATTCTAAACTCCAATCAGCGCATGTTGGCTTTGTGGCCCATAAGACTCACATGCTCGTCCTCCATTTCTTTGCTTTATTGTTTTCTTGGGAATCAGGGAATGAGCGCCTTGCGCTAGCTATATCGCTATTTGTGAGGTGATTATCAGTTTGAAGCTTTCCATCCCTTCATTCATCCAATTCAAATGGGATTTTTTTTGTCCGTTTTAGTGTCATTATGCAGGGTGCTTTAGCAACCGATGGGGCAGATGGACAATGGTGGCCACTACGGGGCACATAAGCTACTTACTTCTGATAATTGTTCATGTGCAAGTTATGTAATTTGGTCACacattacaaataaataaataaataaataaaaattcttttacgACTTTGGTATAAATCCAACAACCTATCATCACTTTTCTaggaatatttaaatttattagttttCTATTGCTTCCTTAACATGATTAGCTACCATATTGGTTAGAAATTGTCATCTTGCATGGCACATATAATAGATGTTTATATCCATCTCTCTTATGATTTAGAAGGTAAAAAACGGCTCTCCAAATCCTACTGAGTCATGGTATTGTAGGTTTGGTGCAGTGACAAAActagtaaaatatttaattgaaaaaaaattctagatGAAATCcccatcatttttatttaaatcctGAGcgattcaaataaaaaaaataaaaaaaattctaatgggCCAAAAAATGATGTCAAGGTTGAAAGCCTAATGTTAAGGAAACCCACGTAAAGTAAGGCCTTTCTCTGTTGCAACATTGCATAGTGAATATTAATGGGCCTTAATAGATCAATATGTTAGACCCGTCATGGATCAGTCATTGCAAGTTCTCGAGGCCGGAAGCAAATGTGTCTAATATCCCTATGAATAAAAACACCTTGTTCtcaatattttcttcaatttatttttttccccatattTTACCGCATAATTTACAACGTAGCCACCCAAAGCACGTTAAAGCATCCAGTCTTCAGGAAATGACTAGTAGGTTACCTTTTCAACTACCACTAGAGAAGAGATTATCTGCATTTGGAGTTTTTGGGGATTTTCAAAAGttgataacaaaaataataaatataaaaatttccatCTTCAAAAAATTGCATGCATACATCGCAGATGTAACGTTGAAAAGTAGCTGTCTGCATTTAGTTATCcaccaaaaatgaaaataaaaaaaaaacgtacATTATCAGGAATCCTTGCACTTATTGATATGACTTTCGGTGTGAAATAATATATGATAGTGATCCCTTTTTAAAAGCCACAAGTCAAGGGTTGGGTATGTCGGTATTGTTAGTTAATTCAGTTACCATTACAGTTGGTGGTCTAACATGCGCCTTGCTTTCTCATgattaattctttttctaatcTGTATTTAGAtgaattttctctttttcatgAAATGAAGACAAACTGGCTGGTTATTGGACCGACCAAAATCAAACGGATAATCTAATCCTCTTATAAAAAAATCTCGGAACGCACGCATACCTCTTTTTACTAAGAAAATGAAACATCACTGTTTCACTTTCTTTGTTTCAAACTCCCATTGGATTTCCTTAATTTATCCATTTTGGTTTCTAACTGTGCCATCTTTGTTTGTTTCCTAGGAAAATTGACGAGCTAACTACAAACCGACATAGACTTGATGATCACTTTATCCAATTTCCCCGCGTACGGATGTTTGTGTTGGGAGATATGAAACTTCATTATCTTATTTTTCGTTCATTTTTCAACTGAAACCAAAATTTAATTGCATATCTTCTTTAAGAAGAAAtcgaaattttatatgtttgattTGGTACAAGTGATGCATGCCATGGGCCATGGAGCTTGGTTACGACTGTGTTGGACTAGTTTGAAAAGTGTCACTTCTAAGAGCTTCCACGTGCCACGTGGCTGCCTGCTTCCACGTCTAAATCAAACAGCTAGGCCCCACATTTATGATTTTACATCTTAACATCTGGCATGCGACTTTAGCTAGTATATTTGgctttattagtatttttattttctttttctccttaaatattttaatttccatGCTTTGTGTTTGTGAAGATAAacttgtttttaatttcttctttttcatgttGGAGTAGGCGTATCTACAAAAAATATCAGTGATCAAAGTGGGAACGGGGAAGCAACCtgtttatcctttttttttttttttttttttaataatttagtttttttttttgagtaattaattgctttctttctctttttctccgCAATTCAAGGTTCAGAGTTTGCAACTTATTAAatacgcaaaaaaaaaaaaaaaaaaaattatgcattataAGTTGCTGGTTACCTTTTGTTTAGGTGCAAATTCTATTTATAGGGTGTACTTTTTCAATTTGTAGGGTGCATATGCttcggactatatatatatatatatgtgtgtgtgtgtgtgtgtgtttatcaTGGATCATAATCATATATTGAGTGTAATTTTGTTTCCTAAGATTTGATAGAAcgcaaaattgtatatatttaccctttatttagtaaaaaataaaataaaataacatacacAGCCTTTTCTTCTCATGTTGGTGCGTTTGTTAATATCCAGATAGACCTACCACCTTATAATAATAGTGTTAAATTGTCAATTCGTCCAAACTCTTTTGTTTAGGATATTGATAAcagtcaaaaagaaaaaagactgtGTTTAACTTCTTCCTTTCAATATCTGAATTGTTTAACAATGGGATTTGGTTGAGATCatatataaagttaaaaaaattacaacatatccatattaaacaattaatatatGATTTCTTGTAGCATTAAAATATACTTAAGTAGTTATATGATATTAATTATTGTGAAAGACTGACAGTTGGTATCCATGCTTAGCTATAGTTGCCTTCTATCATTATTTTGACAGAAAGTGAGAGGAACTTCTGGGTGGGATTAAGCAGAGGAGAGTGTTTCATCATATGACCCCCATTTCAGCCGAAGCTGCAGTGCAATTTCCTctgctttttttcctttccaaaaaTCACTAATTTGATTTCAATctaatctcttttttctttttttcttttttaaataaaaaaatcttacttCTTTTTGtgcttaaattataattaattcatgAAGGAAACGAAAATATAGGGGCAGTAGAACAACCATAAAACGTATTACATAATCAATCAATTCTACTTAGCCTATTTGGACTACTTAATCTTGTTACATATTCTGATCTTCCCTACTTGTTCTGATGGATAACttcatgtttatttttattaaagataatacttttcttcctttttctctaCCTTGTCTTATCTGTTTGATAGGTTTGAACTTCTTTGAGTCGCCACCAAACAGTACTAACAGATTTGAACTTCTTTGAGTCGCCACCAAACAATACTTGTAGCATTTATTATGaatggattaattattttatccttTACATGAATCActtgttaatttaattatatgaagCATGAAAGGTAACATGCACTTGAGTCCACGGTAACAAACTAACTTCCTAGTACAAGGTTTAAGGTTTGATCATTGTtgcaaacaataaaattaaaattttcgtGATCATTAATTAAGGTCGGAATTTTCAGTGGGATGAAAAGGAGCCACAGAGAATGAAAATGTACAAAAATCTAAAGAGTAATTAAACTATTCTTGCGCACTTTAGATTAAcaaaagatcaagggaaagttACATATACATTATTCAACTAGTACTGCAATCAATCTGCCGTGACTTGACTTCAtacattaaaacaaaataaccaaaaaagaaaaaacaaagaagactTGCAGTTAAGAAAAAGTTCTTATTTGTCACGGAAGTTTTTCCTTTTCAACCGTGATTACACCTCTAATTAGGGACCAGTTAATAATCAAAAAACATAGACCACATCAGAAATGCCTCCGACAACCTCTTCAAAACCAGGAAGAATCAAGCTGAGTTTGCCATCATCCGACCACTCAAAATGCACATCAACACCATTCAAATAGCAGGCTTTCGGAGACCCACTTGAGAAGCATAACAAATTCCCACCACCTTTAACTTGCATCTTCACATTAAACTCAGCTCCACAGTCTTTGTATTCCAACTCCTGGATTGTCCCTCCACTGTTGAACATATTAGTAAGGCCAACCGGTGCGAATTTGATGCTGGATCCCAGCTTCCTGATTGGCACAAAACTGAATATCTCAAATGTAGATGGTTGGATTGTGATTGGAATTGCATCAGATTTTTGGGTCATCAGGTGTAGTTCCTGGGCCTGGTCAAGATAAACCACATACTCTTCAGCCTTACCCATATGGGCAGCCTCTTCCCTTTGGTCCCACTCTATGTCCTTGACATGAACCCAACCGGACATTGGGTTGTAGCACTGTGAATAGCCTTTGATCCTTTGCTCCTTGGGGTCCCAACCAGCCCCTTGGCAGTTGAAAGCTCCAATCACACCTCCAAACTGGTGAATAGTATGAATTAATAAGATACTCAATTTCATAAAGTGgaattagaaataaaataaagctctcaacaattgAGGTAGCTGTGTTCTATATGCTTTACCTtgtttaaattccaaattttgagAATGGTTTTGTTGTCAAATAGAGGGTTTTTGAAGAGGCAATCTCTGGCTGGGAGAGCAAAATGCTGGCACTTGGGAATGGTGCCGTCAGGGTAGACAAGCTTTCTCAGGAGTCCAAAATCGTGACCTCCCACTGAGTCACTCACATATACAGGACCTCCACAGATAGCCCTTGATCCGGCATGGAATTTGGCACAGAGATGATCTGATTGGAACATGTCCCAATCAGGTTGGATTATTTGACCCATCCACATGCTGTTGTAGGAACAGTGGATCATATGAACCCCTTGTAACCAATAAACTCCCATTGGGTCTCCATTTGGATCCTGGAACCAAAAATCATcacctaaaaacaaaaataaaaaaataaaaaataaaaataaaaataaaaataaaaacaaaaacaagtaaATAATGTTGCAACATGAGGTAAATATGTGACATTTCTTACTGGTTTAATTTAGTATGAATTTCTTACCTACTCTTCCGATGGAAATTTGATTTGTGCCGAGGAAGAAGAAGTCGTTGCATTGCTGCATGCTAGCGATAAGTCCATTCCCATTGAAGTTCTTCACAATAGAGTTGGTCAGCCCCTTGTAATAAGCCTTTGCAAGCTCCACTCTGCCTCCATATTCTTCAGATACATATTCGAGAGACTgcgaataaaaattaaaaatagttgacataattaattattattagataTGCAATCCCAACTTtggccaatatatatatatatatatatagaaagttaATGATGTTGAGAAGGCTTACGTGAATGACATCCACTTTGACTCCAGTTATACCAACTTTGGCCAAGTAGGAATGCATAGAATCATAGAAATCGTCAGCCTGTTCAGGATGAACGAGCCCAATTCCACCTTCAACAATTTTCACCACAGCAAGATCTTCCATTG
This genomic interval carries:
- the LOC112492978 gene encoding transcription factor UPBEAT1 is translated as MGLSQYSLLQPFDLEGVIQKNEKKCNSNGSLWSKVLEARAKRRCQLATKQRMSMKNMHVMRSRTSRRILMKRTARGGGSRRPSKGIERRVKTLKKLVPNTESSVGLDGLFRETADYILSLQMRVRVMQIMVKVLTNSDE